DNA sequence from the Sphingomonas taxi genome:
TCCGACATCGCCTCGGTATCGCCTTCGATGGCGTAGATCGTCGCGGGTTCGCTTAACGGATAGGTTGTCATCGCTGCTCCAGTCGGTCGCTGTCGGGACGATAACGTGCGGGAGCTGGAATGGACGCAGGCGCTGCGCCGCGTTTGGAGAAGGTCGTCGGGCTCTTTAGGTCGTATCGACGTTCAGGGTTGCAAAAAGTCCTCCCCCGCCAGGGGGAGGAATTGACGGTGTCAAACCTACACGTCCAGATTGGCGACGTTCAGCGCGTTGTCCTGGATGAATTCGCGGCGGGGTTCGACGACTTCGCCCATCAGCTGGGTGAAGATCACGTCGGCGGCCGAGACGTCTTCCGAGGTGACGCGCAGCATCGTGCGGTTCGAGGGATCGAGCGTTGTCTCCCACAATTGGTCGGCGTTCATCTCGCCGAGCCCCTTGTAGCGCTGGATCGCCAGACCCTTGCGGCCCGCGGCGAGGATCGCGTCGAGCAATTGCGACGGCCGCGCGACGAGACTTTCGCCGCGCGAGACGGTGGTGGTGACGCTGCCGATCTGGCCGGCATTCTCCTCGGCTTCCTCGCCGCCGTCCGCGGCCGGCTCCGGGTCGGCCGCGGTGGCGGCGAGGCCCTTGAGCGGGATCAGCTTGCCCGCCGCGACGAAGCTTTCCGCCTGTTCGGCGGCGAGGCCGTGCAGCTTGCGCGCCTCGGCGCTGGCGAGGAAGGTCGCCTCGACGATGTGATGGTCGGTGACGCCGCGCCACAGCCGTTCGAAGTGGATGCCGCCGTCCTCGGTCAGCCGCGCGGTCCAGCGCGCCTCCTCGTCGCCCGATTCGAGCCGGCGGACGACCTCGGCGACCGTCGCCGCGCGCTGGTCGCGGGTGAAGCTGGGGTCGAGCGCGCCGGCGAGCGCCAGCACCTCGATGATCACCGGGTCGTAGCGCCGCGGCACGTAGCGCATCAGCGTGCGCATGCGGCGGGCATGATCGAGCAGGCTCTTGAGATCGGCGCCCGAGCGCGTGCCGCTCGGCGCGTCGAACACCATCGACGAGACGCCGGCGTCGACGAGATATTCGTCGAGCGCGGCATCGTCCTTGAGATAGACTTCCGACCGGCCCTTGGTCGCCTTGTAGAGCGGCGGCTGCGCGATGAAGAGGTGACCGCGGGTGATCAGCTCGGGCATCTGGCGGTAGAAGAAGGTCAGCAGTAGCGTCCGGATATGCGCGCCGTCGACGTCGGCGTCGGTCATGATGACGATCTTGTGGTAGCGCAATTTGTCGGCGTTGAAGTCGTCGCGGCCGATGCCGGTGCCCATCGCCTGGATCAGCGTGCCGATCTCGCGGCTGGCGATCATCCGGTCGAAGCGTGCGCGTTCGGTGTTTAGGATCTTGCCGCGCAGCGGGAGGATCGCCTGGAAGTGGCGATCGCGGCCCTGCTTGGCCGAGCCGCCGGCCGAATCGCCCTCGACGAGGAACAGCTCGGACTTGGCCGGGTCTTTTTCCTGGCAGTCGGCGAGCTTGCCGGGCAGCGAGGCGATGTCCATCACACCCTTGCGCCGGGTCAGCTCGCGGGCCTTCTTGGCGGCCTCGCGTGCGGCGGCGGCATCGATGATCTTGCCGACGATCGAGCGGCCGTGGGCGGGGTTTTCTTCCAGCCATTCGGCGAGCTTGTCGGCCATCAGCGATTCGAGCGGCTGGCGCACCTCGGACGAGACGAGCTTGTCCTTGGTCTGGCTGCTGAACTTGGGATCGGGCAGCTTGACCGAGACGATCGCGGTCAGCCCCTCGCGCATGTCGTCGCCGGTGAGCGTCACCTTCTCCTTCTTCAGCATCCCCGACTTTTCCGCATAATTGTTGAGCGTGCGGGTCAGCGCGGCGCGGAAGGCGGCGAGGTGGGTGCCGCCGTCGCGCTGCGGGATGTTGTTGGTGAAGGCGAGGACGTTCTCGTAATAGGAATCATTCCACTCGAGCGCGACGTCGATGCCGACCTCGTCGCGCTGGCCGTGGATCGCGATCGGTTCGGGGAAGAGCGGCGTCTTGGCGCGGTCGAGCCACTTCACGAACGCGGCGATGCCGCCCTCGTAATAGAGCTCCACCGTCTTGGGCTCGTCGTGACGCGCGTCGGTGAGGAACAGGCGGACGCCCGAATTGAGGAAGGCCAGCTCGCGATAGCGGTGCTCGAGCTTCTCGAAGTCGAATTCGGTGATCTTGAACGTGGCGGGCGAGGGCAGGAAGGTGACGCGCGTCCCCTTCTGGCCGGGCGCGGCGGGGCCGACGACCTTGAGCGGCGCGACCGCATCGCCGAAGGCGAAGCGCATGTAATGCTCCTCGCCGTCGCGCCAGATGGTGAGGTCGAGGAATTCGCTGAGCGCGTTGACGACCGAGACGCCGACGCCGTGCAGGCCGCCCGACACCTTATAGGCATTGTCGTCGCTGGTATTCTCGAACTTGCCGCCGGCGTGGAGCTGGGTCATGATGACCTCGGCCGCGGAGACGCCTTCCTCGGGGTGGATGCCGGTCGGGATGCCGCGGCCGTTGTCGGTGACGCTGACCGACCCGTCGGCGTTCAATTGGATGTCGATCCGGTCGCAATGGCCGGCGAGCGCCTCGTCGATCGCATTGTCGCTGACCTCGAACACCATATGGTGGAGGCCCGATCCGTCGTCGGTATCGCCGATATACATGCCCGGCCGCTTGCGCACCGCGTCGAGGCCCTTCAGCACCTTGATCGACGAGGCGCCGTATTCGTTCGCATTCTGGGGTTCTGCCATGGCGAGGATATAGGGATTGCGGGGGCGGAACGAAAGCGAAATGGGCGGGCGCGGGTGGGCACTCTCCTGCCGCATCCCGCGCGCCCCATTCGTCATCCCGGCGGAAGCCGGGACCCATGGTCATGCTGCCGTTGACGGTGATCCGCCTGACGGCTGTTCCGTTTCCATGGGTCCCGGCGTCCGCCGGGATGACGAAAGGGGGGGCGCTCTACCCCAGTTCCACGCGCGTCGCGTCGTCGCCGATTGCCGCGAAAAGCGCGGGTTCTGTCCCCGTCATCCACACCTGCCCGTGGCCCGACAGCCGTTCGAACAGCGCGGCGCGGCGGATGGGATCGAGATGCGCGGCGATCTCGTCGAGGAGGAGGATCGGGGCGTGGCCGGTGCGCTGCGCGACGAGTTCGGCATGGGCGAGGACGATGCCGAGCAGTAGCGCCTTCTGCTCGCCGGTCGAGGCGAGCGCCGCCGCCTGCGCCTTGCCGAGATGCGTCACGGCAAGATCGGCGCGGTGCGGACCGGCGAGCGCGCGGCCGGCGGCGGCGTCGCGTGAGCGGCCCTGGCGCAGCGCGTCGAGCAATTGCGCGCCATCACCGCGCCAGCCCTCCAGCGCCACCGCAGCACGCGCGAACGGGCCGTCGGGCTGGTCGGCGAGCCGCTCGCCGAGCAGCGTGACGGTGGTGCGCCGCGCGGTCTCGATCGCGCCGCCATGGTCGGCCATCTGCGTCTCCAGCGCGGTCAGCCAATCGGGATCGGCCGGCACGTCGGCGGCGAGCAGGCGGTTGCGCGCCCGCATCGCCGCTTCGTAGCGTGCGGCATGATGCGCATGGGCGGGGAGCAGCGCCAGCGTCAGCCGGTCGAGGAAGCGGCGGCGCTCGCCCGCGGGCTCGACGAACAGCCGGTCCATCGCCGGGGTCAGCCACAGCACGGTCAGCCATTCGGCGAGCGTGTTGGCGGTGGCGGTGGCGCCCTGGATGCGCAACTGGCGGCGCTCGGGCGCCGCGGCGAGCGTGCCGGTCGCGATCTCGACGTCGCCGCCGGGCGCGGCGAGCGTCGCGGCGATGCCGAAGCCGCCCGCGCCGCCCTGCCGCTGCATGTCGGCGAGCGGCGCACGGCGCAACCCGCGGCCGGGCGATAGCAGCGACACCGCCTCGAGCACGTTGGTCTTGCCCGCGCCATTCTCACCGGTGAGCACGACGAAGCCGGGGCCGGGGGCGAGCGCCAGGCCCGCATGGTTGCGGTAATCGGTCAGGACCAGGCGCGACAGCATCGTCCGCCCGCCTATAGCAAAGCGGCGATGCGGCAAATCGCCGTCATCGGCCGCGTATCCCGGCGTATCCGTTTGATCGGCAAGGAACGGATGCGACATGGGCCGGTTGCGACGGCATGACCGACACCCCTTCCGCCGCGCCGCTTGCCGGTCGGCACATCCTGATCGTCGAGGACGAATGGCTGCTAGCCGATCATCTCGACGGGATCGTCACCGAGGCCGGCGGCACGGTACTGGGTCCGTTCGCCACCGCCGACCAGGCACTGGCGGCCCTCGCCGGCGACGCACCGCGGCCGGACGCGGCGACGCTCAACGTCGTGCTGCTGGATCATATGTCGTTCGACGTCGCCGACCGGCTCGGCGCGCTGGCGATCCCCTATACCTTCCTGTCCGCCAATCGGCCGTACAGCTTGCCCGAGCGGTTCCGGACGACTCCGCTGCTCGGCAAGCCGTTCGGCGATTGGCAGGTGGTCGCGGCGCTGGTCGCGCTGCTGGATCAGGCGGAACCCGCCCGGACCCGCACCGTTGGATGAGCGAACAGCAGCAACCGGGATTCTTTGCGATGGATTACAAGAAGATCGGCTTCGGCCTCGGCGCCTTCGCGGCAGGTGCGGCGGCATGGACCGCGGCGACGGCGGCATTCGGCCCCAAGCCCGGCTCGCGCCCGCGCCGGCTGGCGGACGACGCGGGCGCGGGCGCGGTGCCGGGCGACAGCACGACCAGCCCGATCGCGCCGCGGCCGGCGACGATGGCCGCCGCGCCCGTCGGCATGGCCGAGACCGAAAAGCATTTCGAGGAGCAGCCGGGCAATCCGGCGGCCGAACACGTGCCGACCGATCTGATGGGCGACGCGCATCCCGGCAACGACAGCCGCGCGGTCGAGGCGTTCCGTCCCGACCCCACCGCGGTGCCGACCGAGGAAGAGCGGGAGGCACTGCGGCCGGCGACCGGGCCGGCGCCGACGCTGGTGGCCGATCGCGGCAGCGGGTTCAGCGAGGCGACCGGCGCCGCCTGAGTCATCCGGTGCTCCTGCGGAAGCAAGAGCACCGGCGTTCCGGACGTCATCAGACGGTGTTCTGCTTGGCCCTGGGCTCCTGCCTCCGCAGGAGCACTGGCTGCGTAGACGATGGCCGAACCTGCCCTTCACCTGACTGAGCCCCGGTCTTTGCCGGAATATATGCTCGCAGGCGTCCGCAGCGCTGTCAGTCGTTGCCGAGCAGCGAGGATTTGCGGGGGATCGTCTCGCCCTGCGGCTGGTCCTTGTCGAGCGTGTCGCTCGGGCGGCGGGCGTCGCCGCCGCGTTGATGCCCGGTGGACAAATTGGGCTCGGACGTCTCGGTGGTCGGCTTGGTGTCGTCGGTCATCGTCGCTTCCTCTCGCGACCTCAACCGCCGGGTCGCGCGCTGCGTTCCGCCGACGACGGGTTGATCCAGGTTGCAACCAAAACGGTGCAGGGGACATTCTTCCTGTCATCTGAAGCAAATGGGAGGATGTCATGCGGATACCCTTGTTGGCGGCGACGATCGCCGCGACCGCACTTGCGGGATGCTCGACGTCCGGCACGGACGGTCGCTATCGGGGCTATAGCCGGTACGACTACAACCGGGTCGACCCGGCGTACGGCGGCTATTACGCCGACCGTTATTATGCCGACGGTCCGCGGTATCGCGAGCGCCGCCTGTCGTCGCGCGACCGGATCTATCGCGGCGAGAACGGCCAATATTATTGCCGCCGCAACGACGGGACGACCGGGCTGATCGTCGGCGGCCTCGCCGGCGGCGTGCTCGGCAACATCATCGCGCCGGGCAATTCGGGGCTGCTCGGCACGTTGCTGGGCGGCGCGGCGGGTGCGGCGGTGGGACGGTCGGTCGATCGCAACAACGTACGCTGCCGATAACGCAACGCGGCGGAGCGCGGCGATCCGCGTTCCGCTTGCGGCGCGGCGGCGAGGCGCTAAGCGTCTGGAATAGTGCCTGACCCGCCGGAGTTCCGATGCGCCTGATCCTCGCCGCCGCCCTGCTCGCCTCCACCTCGCCCGCCGCCGCGCAGGCGCTGCATCAATATGGAGCGCTGGCGATCTCGCCGACGGGCGACCGGGTCGCGGCGGTCGAGAGCGCCGGCGGTCATGGCGTGGTGACGGTGCGCGGCACCGCCGACGGCCGCGTGCTGCGGACGATCGATCCGTGCAAGACGTGCAGCTATTCGGGGCTGACCTTCGCGCCCAATGGCGATCTCGTCTTCCTCGTCCGCGACACCGCCGCGGTGCGGTTGAGCTACGCCGATGCGATGACGACGCGGACGATCGCGACGATCCCCGGCATCGCGCAGACGCCGCGCGTCTCGCCCGACGGCACGCGGATCGCGCTGCTGGTGACGCTGGGCGCCGCCAAGGAATCGGGCGCGACGCAGGCGGGCGTGCGGATGATCGGCGAGATCGGCGAGAAGAACGACGAGCAACGGCTCGCGGTGTTCGACATCGGCAAGCCCGCGACGACGGTGACGCCGCTGTCGCCCGCCGGGCGCTACGTCTACGAATATGACTGGACCCCGGACGGGCGCGGCTTCGTCGCGACCACCGCGCTCGGCAATGGCGACAACAATTGGTGGGTGGCGACGCTGGATGCGATCGACGCGCGGACCGGGGCGGTGCGCCCGATCGCCAAGCCGGTGACGCAGCTCAACCAGCCGCGCGTCTCGCCGGACGGGCGGACGGTCGCCTATGTCGGCGGCTTGATGAGCGATTTCGGCTCGATCGGCGGCGACGTCTTCACCGTGCCGCTCGCCGGCGGCACGCCGCGCAACATCACCGCCGGCGCCAAGTCGACGGTCACCACGATCGACTGGACCGCGGGCGGGCTGCGCACCGTGACGCTGGCCGGGGACCGCATCCAGTTCGGCACGCTGACGCCGGGCCAGCCGGTCGCGCCGGGCTTCGCCAAACCGGCGAGCAGTGCGGCGGGCGACGGCCGCGCGGTCTTCTCCGCCGATGGCCGCGTCGCCGCGGCGGTGGTGCAGGATTACGAGCACGCGCCGGCGATCTATGCCGGGCCGGTGGCGGCGCAGGCGAACGGCGTGCGGCAGATCACCCACGACAACGACGCCGCCCCGGCCTTGGCGAGCGCGCGCAGCATCGCCTGGCAGAACGAAGGCTATGACGTGCAGGGCTGGCTGCTCGCGCCGCGCACCGCGCCCGCCGGCAAGGCGCCGATGATCACGATGGTGCACGGCGGTCCGTCGGCGGCGTCGATGCCGGGCTATGTCTCGGCGGGGTCGATGAACGGCGCGCTGTTGAAGGCGGGCTATTACGTCTTCCTGCCCAATCCGCGCGGCAGCTTCGGCCAGGGCGAGGCGTTCACCGCCGCCAACAAGCGCGACTTCGGCGGCGGCGACCTGCGCGACATCCTCGCCGGGATCGATGCGGTCGAGCGCGTCGCGCCGGTCGACGATGCGCGGCTGGGTCTCGGTGGGTGCAGCTATGGCGGGTTCATGGCGATGTGGACCAACACCCAGACCAACCGGTTCAAGGCGATCGTCGCCGGTGCCGGCCTGTCCAACTGGGTGAGCTATTACGGCACCAACGGCATCGACCAATGGCTGCTGCCGTTCTTCGGCAAGACGATGTACGACGACATCAAGGCCTATGAGGACGTGTCGGCGGTCTATCAGGCGAAGAAGGCGAAGACGCCGACCTTCATCTACGTCGGCGAGCGCGACATCGAGGTGCCGCCGACCCAGTCGATCGAATGGTGGCACGCGCTGAAGGATCGCGGCGTACCGGTCAGCCTGGTGATCTATCCCGACGCGGGCCATTGCGTGACCGCGCCGGAGCAGGCGAGCGACGTGCGCGCGCGCGCGATCGCGTGGTTCGATACATATGTGAAGGCGGCGAAATAGGGGCGGCGGCGCTCCAGGCGCGCGCCTAGAACAGCGGCTTGCCCGAATCCTTCCATTTGTCGAGCACGGTCGCGGCGGGCGGCAGCATGTCGGGCGGCGGCGTGGCGGCAGGTTGCGGCGCGCCCGGCGCGACCGGGAGCGGCGCGGCGGCGGCGATCAGCGATGGCGGCGGCACGACCGGCGGCGCGGCGAGGCGCAGGTGCGGACCGGGCATCGGCTCGCCGCCGCGGTAGTTCCGGGCGAAGGCGGCGCTGGTGCCCCAGAAGCCTTTCCAGCGGTGGAACAGATGTGCGCCGACGACGTCGGTCATCACCATCGCCCGGTTCCACGCCGGGGTCACCGCATAGGTATGGTAATGCGTGGCGAGGCCGACCGGCGCATAGACATAGCCGGCGAGCGCCATCGCCGCATGCCGCGCCGCGCGCGCCCAGGCGGCGCGCGCCGGCACCCGCGCCATCGCGCCGTCGCAGGCGAAGCTGAACTGGCAACCGGCACGCTCGGAGCCCTGATAGACGACTCCGCACACCGTCGGCGGGAAAGCGGGGTGGCGGGCGCGGTTGAGGATCACCTGCGCGACGGCGGACTGGCCGGCGTCGGATTCGGACGCCGCCTCGTAATAGATCGCCGCGGTGAGGCATTCGAGCGCGCGCGACCGGTCGAGCCCGGTCGCCGCGCTGGTCGAGAAGGGCGCGGCGCCGCTGCCGCTGCGCAGCGCCGCGGCGAGGACGGCGGCCGAGACGGGCAGCGCGGGCAGAGCGGTGGTGCCGGTGACGCCTTCCGCCGGCGCGGCGCTCTCGCCCGCGGCGGGCGTGGTGGCGGCGGCGTAGAGCAGCGCGGCGCCGGGGAAATGATCCTCCGCCTCATACCCGGCGGGCGCGGGCAGCGGCGGCGCGACGACGCCATGCGCGGCGATCGCGCGCCACGCCGCCTGCGCCGCCAGCAGCACGGCGAGCGCGAGGCATAGCGCGACCAGCGCCAGCCACAGGCGCGTCATCGTCCGGATCGTCCCCATCGGCACCCGCATTACGCGCCAATAGCTTACATCGGGTTTCGCGTCCGCGGGGATTGCGGATGCACCACGCGCATCGGTGTTCACGGGTGGTGCCGGTGACGAATCCTCCCGTCACCCCGGGCTCGACCCGGGGTCCCGCTTCTTCCTCATCGGTACCCGTAAAGGACGTAGCGGGACCCCGGATCACGTCCGGGGTGACGGCGGAATGGCGCTTGTGGGGGCGCCTCCGTCGAGCCCCCCTTACTTCAGCGTCGGGCTGTCGAGGTTGAGTTGCGCTTCGGTCAGCGTCTGCGTGTCGGGGCGCGCGGCTTTCAGCGGCGTGAGGAACTGCTTGGCGTCGCCGACGATCGCGACGCTCGCCGCCTTGGGATCGAGCAGCGCCGCCGCCGCCGATTGCACCGCGGCGGGGGTCACCGCCTCGACCTTGCCGGTATAGGCCTGCAATTCGGTGAGCGGCACGTCGTCGAGGACGTAGCTGCCGAGGATGCCGGCGATGCCACCGGTCGTCTCGACGGTGCGGCCGAAATTGCCGACCAGCACCGCCTTGCGCGTCGCCAGTTCCGCCTCGGGCACCGGCGCCGCACCCATCCGCGCCATCTCGGCGGTGATCAGCGTCACCACCTCCGCCGCGGTCGGGTTCTTGGTCTGGGTGCGCGCAGAAAATTCGCCGGCGAGGCGGCCGCCGCCGACCCCGCTCGACGCGCCGTAAGCGAGGCCGCGCTTGATCCGCACCTCCTGGTTGAGCCGCGACGAGAAGCCGCCGCCGAGCACGGTGTTGGCGACCGCCAACGGATAATAGCGCGGGTCGGCGCGCGGGATCGCCGGCCGCTCGACGACGACGCCCGCCTGGCCGGCGCCGGGCATGTCGACGACGATCGTGCGCGGCGCCGGGAAGGCGGCGACGGCGATCGGCGCGGCCGGCGCGCCGGCGGGGGCACGCCACTGGCCGAGCTGCGCCTCGGCGAGCGCCTTGGCCTGTGCCGGGGTGACGTCGCCGACGAGGATCAGCGTCGCCTGATCGGGGCGCCACGTGCGCGCATAAGCGGCGGTGACGTCGCCGCGGGTGATCGCCTTCAGCGATCTCGGTGTGCCGCCGCCCGGCGCGCCGAACGGCGAGGCGCCGAAGGTGGCGCGGTCGGCGACCATCGCGGCGAGCTGCGCCGGGTCCTTGACCGCGACGGTGACCGCATCGACCTGCTGCGCGCGGGCACGGTCGAGCTCGTCGGGCGCGAACACCGGGTGCGTCGCGACATCGGCGAGGATCGTCATCGCCGGGGCGAGCTGGTCCGACTTGACCGTCACCGAGACGGTGCCGCCCTCCTGATCCGAGCCGGCGCCGATCGATCCGCCGAGGCTTTCGACCTGCCGCGCGATCTCGGTCGCCGAGCGGGTGGTGGTGCCCTTGGTCATCAGGCTGGCGGCAAGACTGCTGACGCCCGAGCGGTCGACCGGATCGAGCACCTCGCCGCCGGTCGCGACGAGATAGGCGGTGGCGATCGGCAGCTCGTGACGCGCGACGGTGATGACGCGCAGGCCGTTGGCGAGCCGCGTCTCGACCGGCTGCGGCAGGTTCGCCTTGACCGGCGCGGCGGGGGCGGGCGGCTGGATGCGCTCGCTCTCGGGCGCGGGGGTGACGATCGCGATCTGCGCCGGCGGGGTGAGCGGCGCGGTCTGCACCGTCGGAGCGATCGCAATCGTGTCGCCGCTCCGGCCGGCGGGCTTGGCGGTGTCGGGCAGGTAGCGGATCGTCGCCGACTGGGCGTCGCCGAGATATTTGCGCGCGACGCGCTGGACGTCGGCGGCGCTGACCCGGGCGATCTCGGCGAGCTGACGGTCGGCAGCGCGGGGGTCGCCGTCGATGATCACCGACGAGGCGAGGATGCGTGCCTTGCCCTCGGCGGTCTCGCGGCTGCGGATCGCCGAGGTCAGGATCTCGTTCTTCGCCTCGGCGAGTTCGGCGGCGGTGACCGGCGCATCGCGGAAGCGCGCGATCTCGCGCTTGAGCGCACTCTCGCCCTGCTCGACCGTCTTGCCACCGGCGAGGATCGCATAAGCGATCAGATTGCCGGTGCCCTGTTTGCTGTCGAGGAAGGACGAGGCGTCCTGCGCGAGCTGGTCGCGGTAGACGAGGCTTTCGTAGAGCCGGCTGCTCTCGCCGGTCGACAGGATCGTCTGGAGCACGGTGAGCGCCGGAATGTCGGCCTCGCGGTCGGCGGGGACGTGCCAGCTCATCAGCACCGCGGGCAGCGGCGTATTGGGTTCGTAGACGGTGTAGTCGACCGCCTTGGTGCGCGGCGGCTCCTGCACCGCGACGCGCGGAATGGTCGCGGCGGGCTTGGCGATCTTGCTGAAATACTGGTCGATCCACGCATTCAGCTGCGCCGGATCGAAATTGCCCGAGACGACGAGGATCGCATTGTCGGGCCGGTAATAGGTCGCGTGGAAGGCGCGGACGTCGTCGATCGACGCGGCTTCGAGATTCTCGATGCTGCCGATCGTCGAGCGCGCATAGGGATGCGTGGTATAGGCCGCGGCCGACAGATAGGTGGAGAACAGCTTGCCATAGGGCCTCGCGAGCGTCGACTGGCGCAGCTCCTCCTTCACCACGTCGCGTTCGGAGGCGAAGCTCTTCGGCTCGACGACGAGGCTCGCCATCCGGTCGGCCTCGGCGAACAGCAGCCGTTGCAGGTGGTTGGCGGGAATGACCTCGAAATAATTGGTGTAATCGTCGTTGGTCGAGGCGTTGTTGTAGCCGCCGACGTCCTCGGTCAGCCGGTCCATCTGTTCGGAGACGAGGTTGCGCGTCGCCTTGAACATCAGATGTTCGAACATGTGCGCGAAGCCCGAGCGGCCGCGCGGATCGTCCTTCGAGCCGACGTCGTACCAGACCTGCACCGCGACGTTGGGCGTGCCGGTGTCGCGCAATGCATAGACGCGCAGGCCGTTGGCCAGCGTCCGCTCGGTGAAGGCGATCGGCTTGACCGACGCGGTGTTGGCGCGCGGGGTTGCGGTCTGGGCGGTGGCGGCGAGGGGCAGGAGCGCGGCCCCGAGCAACAGGGCGGCACGAACGAGGCGCATGGATCGGGGCTCCGGCTGGGCAGATAGGATGGCGGCGAGTTGAGCCGCAGCCGGGAGCGGTGTCAATCGCGCAGGCTTCCATCATGGCCGAAGCGAGATGACGCCGAATTCATCTAATGGGTAAGTTGTTGATCTTGCTTTGCTATACTTGCCGCTTCCAGGATTGGCCGCAATCGGGGTGGCGGGGCGATGGGTCTAATTTGGCTTGTTCGGGTTTAGCGCCACGAACCGAAGGACGTGGGCCATGGCATCGAGCGCAATTCCCGTTTCGCGATCCGCATCGTCCGACGAGACGGGGCGCGCCAGGACGGCATTGCAGGCGCTCAACTTCTTCATGGCGGACATGCAGGCGGGAATCGGGCCGTTCCTCGGCGTGTTCCTGCAGCAGCGCGGCTGGACCGCGGGGCCGATCGGCACGGTGATGTCGGCGGGCGGGGTCGCCGGCATGGTGATGACCGTGCCGGCCGGCGCGTTCATCGACCATACCGAGAAGAAGCGGTTGGTGGTGATCGTCACCGGCAACTGCACGGTGATGGCGTCGTTCCTGATCCTGCTGTCGCAATCGGGCTGGGTGGTGACGGTGAGCCAGGTGGCGACCGCGATCGCCGGCGCGGCGATCGGGCCGGCGGTGACCGGGATGACGCTGGGGGTGGTGCGCCAGCGCGGCTTCAACGCGCAGAACGGCCGCAATCAGGCGTGGAACCATGCCGGCAACATGATCGGCGCCGGCCTGTCGGGCTTTCTCGGCTGGAAGTTCGGCATGCCGGCGATCTTCTACCTCGCCGCGGCATTTGGCGTGCTGGCGATCCTCAGCGTGCTGATGATCCCCGAACGGGCGATCGACCATCGCGCCGCGCGCGGTCTGGAAGGGGGCAAAGAGGATGATGCGGACGGCGGCGGGCAGGCGGAGGGGTTCAAGACGCTGCTGCGCAACAAGCCGATGCTGATCCTCGCCGCGGCGCTCGCCTGTTTCCACCTTGGCAACGGCGCGATGCTGCCGCTCTACAGCCTCGCGGTGGTCGGCGCCGGCAAGGGCAATGCGGCGCTGTTCACCGCCACCACCGTCGTCGTCGCGCAGGCGGTGATGATCGCCGCGGCGCTGATCGCGATGAAGATGTCGGCGGGCAAGGGCTATTGGCTGGTGCTGCTGATCTCGTTCGCGGCGCTGCCGTTGCGCGGGTTCCTGGCGGGGACGTTCATCGAACATTGGGGCGTGTGGCCGGTGCAGGCGCTCGACGGTATCGGTGCCGGCTTGCAGAGCGTCGCGGTGCCCGGCCTCGTCGCCTGCCTGCTCGACGGCACCGGCCGGGTCAACGTCGGGCAGGGCGCGGTGATGACGATCCAGGGGCTCGGCGCGTCGCTGAGCCCGGCGATCGGCGGCTGGATCGCGCAGGCGTTCGGCTATCACGCCGCCTTCCTGATCCTCGGCAGCTTCGCGCTGGTCAGTCTGGCGCTGTGGATCGGCTTCGCCGGCCTGTTGCGGCCGGCATGCGAAGGCAAACGGGCGGAGAACAAGGCATGAAGACGATCACCTGGGTCCATGTCGGCGACCTGCAC
Encoded proteins:
- the recF gene encoding DNA replication/repair protein RecF (All proteins in this family for which functions are known are DNA-binding proteins that assist the filamentation of RecA onto DNA for the initiation of recombination or recombinational repair.), translated to MLSRLVLTDYRNHAGLALAPGPGFVVLTGENGAGKTNVLEAVSLLSPGRGLRRAPLADMQRQGGAGGFGIAATLAAPGGDVEIATGTLAAAPERRQLRIQGATATANTLAEWLTVLWLTPAMDRLFVEPAGERRRFLDRLTLALLPAHAHHAARYEAAMRARNRLLAADVPADPDWLTALETQMADHGGAIETARRTTVTLLGERLADQPDGPFARAAVALEGWRGDGAQLLDALRQGRSRDAAAGRALAGPHRADLAVTHLGKAQAAALASTGEQKALLLGIVLAHAELVAQRTGHAPILLLDEIAAHLDPIRRAALFERLSGHGQVWMTGTEPALFAAIGDDATRVELG
- a CDS encoding response regulator, yielding MTDTPSAAPLAGRHILIVEDEWLLADHLDGIVTEAGGTVLGPFATADQALAALAGDAPRPDAATLNVVLLDHMSFDVADRLGALAIPYTFLSANRPYSLPERFRTTPLLGKPFGDWQVVAALVALLDQAEPARTRTVG
- the gyrB gene encoding DNA topoisomerase (ATP-hydrolyzing) subunit B, with amino-acid sequence MAEPQNANEYGASSIKVLKGLDAVRKRPGMYIGDTDDGSGLHHMVFEVSDNAIDEALAGHCDRIDIQLNADGSVSVTDNGRGIPTGIHPEEGVSAAEVIMTQLHAGGKFENTSDDNAYKVSGGLHGVGVSVVNALSEFLDLTIWRDGEEHYMRFAFGDAVAPLKVVGPAAPGQKGTRVTFLPSPATFKITEFDFEKLEHRYRELAFLNSGVRLFLTDARHDEPKTVELYYEGGIAAFVKWLDRAKTPLFPEPIAIHGQRDEVGIDVALEWNDSYYENVLAFTNNIPQRDGGTHLAAFRAALTRTLNNYAEKSGMLKKEKVTLTGDDMREGLTAIVSVKLPDPKFSSQTKDKLVSSEVRQPLESLMADKLAEWLEENPAHGRSIVGKIIDAAAAREAAKKARELTRRKGVMDIASLPGKLADCQEKDPAKSELFLVEGDSAGGSAKQGRDRHFQAILPLRGKILNTERARFDRMIASREIGTLIQAMGTGIGRDDFNADKLRYHKIVIMTDADVDGAHIRTLLLTFFYRQMPELITRGHLFIAQPPLYKATKGRSEVYLKDDAALDEYLVDAGVSSMVFDAPSGTRSGADLKSLLDHARRMRTLMRYVPRRYDPVIIEVLALAGALDPSFTRDQRAATVAEVVRRLESGDEEARWTARLTEDGGIHFERLWRGVTDHHIVEATFLASAEARKLHGLAAEQAESFVAAGKLIPLKGLAATAADPEPAADGGEEAEENAGQIGSVTTTVSRGESLVARPSQLLDAILAAGRKGLAIQRYKGLGEMNADQLWETTLDPSNRTMLRVTSEDVSAADVIFTQLMGEVVEPRREFIQDNALNVANLDV
- a CDS encoding glycine zipper 2TM domain-containing protein, which gives rise to MRIPLLAATIAATALAGCSTSGTDGRYRGYSRYDYNRVDPAYGGYYADRYYADGPRYRERRLSSRDRIYRGENGQYYCRRNDGTTGLIVGGLAGGVLGNIIAPGNSGLLGTLLGGAAGAAVGRSVDRNNVRCR
- a CDS encoding S9 family peptidase, translated to MRLILAAALLASTSPAAAQALHQYGALAISPTGDRVAAVESAGGHGVVTVRGTADGRVLRTIDPCKTCSYSGLTFAPNGDLVFLVRDTAAVRLSYADAMTTRTIATIPGIAQTPRVSPDGTRIALLVTLGAAKESGATQAGVRMIGEIGEKNDEQRLAVFDIGKPATTVTPLSPAGRYVYEYDWTPDGRGFVATTALGNGDNNWWVATLDAIDARTGAVRPIAKPVTQLNQPRVSPDGRTVAYVGGLMSDFGSIGGDVFTVPLAGGTPRNITAGAKSTVTTIDWTAGGLRTVTLAGDRIQFGTLTPGQPVAPGFAKPASSAAGDGRAVFSADGRVAAAVVQDYEHAPAIYAGPVAAQANGVRQITHDNDAAPALASARSIAWQNEGYDVQGWLLAPRTAPAGKAPMITMVHGGPSAASMPGYVSAGSMNGALLKAGYYVFLPNPRGSFGQGEAFTAANKRDFGGGDLRDILAGIDAVERVAPVDDARLGLGGCSYGGFMAMWTNTQTNRFKAIVAGAGLSNWVSYYGTNGIDQWLLPFFGKTMYDDIKAYEDVSAVYQAKKAKTPTFIYVGERDIEVPPTQSIEWWHALKDRGVPVSLVIYPDAGHCVTAPEQASDVRARAIAWFDTYVKAAK